The genomic region GAAGCCGGCCAGGTGCTCACGGCAGTGCCGGAGCACCTCGTCCACCGTCAGATCGACACCCTCGCGTGCGACGACGAACGCCTTCACGGCCTCGTCGCGAATGGGATCCGGCACCCCGATGACCGCGGCCTCGGCGACGCCCTCGTGGGTCAGCAGCGCCACCTCCACCTCGCTGGCCGAGATGTTCTCCCCGGACCGCTTGATGACGTCCTTCTTGCGATCGAAGAAGTAGACGTAGCCGCGCTCGTCGAAGTAGCCGTTGTCGCCGGTGTAGAGCCACCCGTCGCGGAGGGCGGCAGCGGTGGCGTCCGGGTCCTTGAAGTACCCCTTCATCAGGGTGCGGCCGGGGATGCCCCAGACGATGATCTCGCCGGGGCTGCCGAGCGGGACGTCCTCGCCCCGCTCGTCGACGATCCGCACGATGCGGTCGTAGGCAGGGAGGCCGATGGAGGGCCACCGCTTCTCACCGAACACCGGGGCGACGGTGACGATCGTCATCGCCTCGGACAGTCCGTAGCCGTTGACGAGCTCGACACCGTACCGGCGCTCGAACTCTTCCTTCTCCGAGTCGAGCACGTTGATGGCGTAGAAGTTCCGGCGCAGGTGGTGCTGCCGGTCCTCGTCACGAGGCGGCTGCGCCAGCAGCGTGCGCACCTGCATCGCCACCAGGCTCACCGACGTCGCACGGTGGCGGATCAGCTGCGACCAGAAGATCGAGGCGCGGTACTCCTCGAGCAGGATGCAGGTGCCACCGACCGTGAGCGACGCCATGATCGTCATCGACTGGGCGTTGACGTGGAAGGCC from Blastococcus colisei harbors:
- a CDS encoding AMP-binding protein codes for the protein MTALSVDVVGRRNLRNLLTERVDRQPDKPYLVFEGRNGDVQEFTYSEFLRNVQRAAAGFAGLGIGKGDAVVIHLPNCPEFLFSWFGLTWIGAVAVPANAANTATEMEHVLGHSEAVAVVVSADHWEVIDRAVQGAPTVKHRVLARTTTAMGEAVLFTDFLAADAEPPVVEVDSEDVAQMIFTSGTTSRPKAVMLTHANCLRSGERASRSAAADDQDRFLTALPAFHVNAQSMTIMASLTVGGTCILLEEYRASIFWSQLIRHRATSVSLVAMQVRTLLAQPPRDEDRQHHLRRNFYAINVLDSEKEEFERRYGVELVNGYGLSEAMTIVTVAPVFGEKRWPSIGLPAYDRIVRIVDERGEDVPLGSPGEIIVWGIPGRTLMKGYFKDPDATAAALRDGWLYTGDNGYFDERGYVYFFDRKKDVIKRSGENISASEVEVALLTHEGVAEAAVIGVPDPIRDEAVKAFVVAREGVDLTVDEVLRHCREHLAGFKVPTVVEIIDGLPKTSIGKIEKKVLRQWSAESGAGS